The genomic segment CAGACAGACGACCTCTCAGATACCGAACACCTCATCCTCGCCTACCTCCAGTCCCACGCCCCGGAGGAGTGCATGCTCGACAAGATCTCGACCGGGATCAGCAAGAGCAGGGCGACGGTCCTGAAGTACCTGGGGATGCTCCATGCCAGGGGGACCATCGGCTACCGCCTCGTCGGCCGGAGCAAACTCTGGATGCTGAAAGGTGCGGCAGCTGTCGAGGAGAGGAGGGAGGCCGCCGTCGCCGAGGCCCCCTCCGGCGACTCCCGAACACTCGCGTCCCTCGCCTTCGACCTCCACGACCTCAGGCTGCGGGAGGCCGAGGTCGTCGAGGCCCTGGACCGCCCGGAGACGGTCGTGCTGACGGTGACGGACGACCTCGTCATCGTCGGCAGGAACCGCCTCTTCGCCTCCCTCTTCCCCGGTGCGGTCAGCCTCAGGGACCTGGTGCGCCCGGCCCAGGCCGTGAGGCTCGAAGGGGCGATGCAGAGGAAGAGGGCGGGCACTGCCGCCTCCCTGGAACTCGACCTCATGGAGAAGGCAGGGATCTTCCGGCCCTACGAGGTCACCCTCTTCCCGCCCGGCCCTGGCGAACCGGCAGGCGGCACGGCCGTCGTCGGCGAAGACCTCTCCAGCAGGCGGAGGACGCGGCGGCACCTGGAGGCCCTCCTCTCCATCATCAGGGCCGCAGGGAGTGCGCCCGACGAGGAGAGCCTCCTGGCCGAGGCGATGACGGGCGTCAGGGAGAAACTCCTCCCCTACCTGCACGGTGCGGTCTTCATGGCCGACATGCGGATGGCGTACGGCACCTTCACGCTCACCGGGAGCGCCCGCGTCGGCCTCGCCCCCTTCCTCGCCCGCGCCATGACGACGCTCGGCACGGTCGCCGCGGGGAAGGACGACGAGGTCGTCCGCCTCCTCGCCGCCGCCACGGGGAGCACGGCGGCGGAGAGCGCCGTCGCCGTCCCCATCCTCGAAGAGGAGAGGGCGACAGGTGCGGTCCTCCTCCTCCTTGACGCCCCCGCGACCGCCACCGACGTCGAGAACGTGGAGATGGTCGCCGACGAGATCGCAAGCGCCCTGAAGATGCAGAGGCTGGACAGGGAGAGGTCCGAATATGTCAACACCCTCCTCGCCATGAACAGGATCTCCGCCATCCTGAACGACACGCGGGACGAGGGGTCGATGCTGGCGAAGTCCATCGACGCGGCGATGGAGTCGCTCGGATTCGAGATGGGCTGCGTGTACCTCAGGGACGAGGCCGACGAGATGGTCCCGCGGGTGCAGAGGAACATGCCCGAGAGCCTCAGGCTGATGTGCCTCTCCGGGAGCTTCGACCGCCTCTTCGACCTGGCCTTCAGGGAGAGGAGGGTCGTCTACATCACGCGGGGGACGCCCGACTATGCCGGCCTCCCCCCTGACGTGAAGGCGAGCGGCGTGGCGACGGTCCTCATCATGCCCATCAGGATCGGGGACGAGGTCGTGGGCCTCCTGAACATGGGGAGCAGGAACGAGAAGCACTACATGGCGACAAGCCTGGAGAACATCTCGTCCATCGGCCTCCAGCTCGGCATGGCCCTCGAACGCTCCCGCCTCGCCCGCGCCCTCGAAGGGGATCACACCCTCCCGACGGGCATCAGGTAGATGGGGCGCTCGTCCTCCTCCATCCTCAACACTCTTCTGACCCCTCCGTCGTCGAAGGCCCCGATCGAGACCGTCCCGATCCCCAGGGGGACGGCCTGGAGGTAGATGTTCTGGGAGGCGTGGCCGGCCTCCATGTACACGTACCTGACGCCCCTCTCCCCGTATTTTCCTGTCGTCCGCTCGTACACGCCCGAGATCGCGATGACCGCCGCCGCGTCCTCGATGGCCGACTGGTTCAGGGCGACGCGGGCGAGGGCCGACCGGGCGTCGCCGTCGGCGAGGCGGCGGAGGAGGTGGCCGGACGGGACGTACCGGTAGACCCCTGCCGGGAGGTCGGCGACAGTGCCGGCCGCGACCGTGACCTCCAGCGGGTAGAGAGCCCCGGCCGACGGCGCCGTCCTGTAGCCGCGGACGTCCGTCACGCCCTGGGCCGCCCAGAGGAGTTGCCCGAGGTCGGCGAGGGAGAGGGAGGCGGCGCCGTAGTCGCGGACCGACCGCCGCCCCGCAAGCGCCTCCTCCACCGAGACCCTGCCCGCGGTCTGCGGCTGCGGGAGTTTCACCGTCCCGTTCTCACTCTCCCCGGCGGCGCCCGTCTCCTGGCCCAGAAAGACCGCGGCCAGACCGACCAGGACGACCGTCGCCGCGAGGAGTACGATGAGTGCCGTGTTCATCGTCACCTCTCCCCTCCACCACCGCACGATACTTATGGGTATTGCCCGGGAGAATCGCATTTATTTTTTCAGGTCGATTCTCTCCTCATGCACAGGATCGCTTCTCTTCTGTTCATCTGCATCCTCCTCTCTGCCGGCTGCCTCTCGGCGCCCCCCCAGCAGGAGGAGACCGTCCGTCTGATCACGCCGCCGGCGGGTTTCGCCCTCTTCGACGGCCAGGGCACCTACGTCGGGATCATCGGCAACGAGACTCCAGATATCCCGGCGAACTACAGCATGGGCGTGGTCACCATCCCGCCGGGCAACGCGACGCCCCCGCACAGGCTGATCGGGAGCACCGAGTTCGTCTATCTGATCGGCGGCGAGGCCGAGATCAGGTGCGACAACCGCACCGTGACAGCCCGCGAAGGCGAGACCGTCCTCCTGCCCGCAGGAGTGCTCCAGTCGATCGCCTCTGTCGGGACGACCGACCTCCGCTACGTCAACGCGGTCCAGCCGCCCTTCACCGCGGCGATCGAGGTCTTGGGAGACGACCTGACGGCCCTTACGGGGACGACAGACGGCGTGCCTGCCGTCATCCCCGACCCCAGGGCCGGGATCGAGTGGGACATGGGCTCGGACATGATGATCTACACCCTGGCAAACCCGGTGCTCATGACGGATACGGCCCTTCCCATCGACTACAGCGTCGCCTATGCCGAACTCCTGCCCGGCGGGGCG from the Methanofollis sp. genome contains:
- a CDS encoding GAF domain-containing protein, producing the protein MPMTQTDDLSDTEHLILAYLQSHAPEECMLDKISTGISKSRATVLKYLGMLHARGTIGYRLVGRSKLWMLKGAAAVEERREAAVAEAPSGDSRTLASLAFDLHDLRLREAEVVEALDRPETVVLTVTDDLVIVGRNRLFASLFPGAVSLRDLVRPAQAVRLEGAMQRKRAGTAASLELDLMEKAGIFRPYEVTLFPPGPGEPAGGTAVVGEDLSSRRRTRRHLEALLSIIRAAGSAPDEESLLAEAMTGVREKLLPYLHGAVFMADMRMAYGTFTLTGSARVGLAPFLARAMTTLGTVAAGKDDEVVRLLAAATGSTAAESAVAVPILEEERATGAVLLLLDAPATATDVENVEMVADEIASALKMQRLDRERSEYVNTLLAMNRISAILNDTRDEGSMLAKSIDAAMESLGFEMGCVYLRDEADEMVPRVQRNMPESLRLMCLSGSFDRLFDLAFRERRVVYITRGTPDYAGLPPDVKASGVATVLIMPIRIGDEVVGLLNMGSRNEKHYMATSLENISSIGLQLGMALERSRLARALEGDHTLPTGIR
- a CDS encoding SagB/ThcOx family dehydrogenase, which encodes MNTALIVLLAATVVLVGLAAVFLGQETGAAGESENGTVKLPQPQTAGRVSVEEALAGRRSVRDYGAASLSLADLGQLLWAAQGVTDVRGYRTAPSAGALYPLEVTVAAGTVADLPAGVYRYVPSGHLLRRLADGDARSALARVALNQSAIEDAAAVIAISGVYERTTGKYGERGVRYVYMEAGHASQNIYLQAVPLGIGTVSIGAFDDGGVRRVLRMEEDERPIYLMPVGRV
- a CDS encoding cupin domain-containing protein codes for the protein MHRIASLLFICILLSAGCLSAPPQQEETVRLITPPAGFALFDGQGTYVGIIGNETPDIPANYSMGVVTIPPGNATPPHRLIGSTEFVYLIGGEAEIRCDNRTVTAREGETVLLPAGVLQSIASVGTTDLRYVNAVQPPFTAAIEVLGDDLTALTGTTDGVPAVIPDPRAGIEWDMGSDMMIYTLANPVLMTDTALPIDYSVAYAELLPGGAIGYNRLNGSSEVIFVISGEVEVFTPDGRAVRVPAGSAAYVPPDQVKGYRNVAASNSTILSFVDPAWTPERTAMVE